A section of the Triticum dicoccoides isolate Atlit2015 ecotype Zavitan chromosome 7A, WEW_v2.0, whole genome shotgun sequence genome encodes:
- the LOC119329744 gene encoding uncharacterized protein LOC119329744, with product MCSSMSRSSATPPPSHHTSNQMPPLPLIRCPECNAVYVLWFVSGTELNPGRHFYKCERHGHGGCKFWKWENKYIQYLSQWWGHRISHASVHRYVALLEQNHAFLKNILMMCLANLVVMVTIFLLKF from the exons ATGTGTTCGTCCATGTCCCGTAGCAGTGCGACACCACCGCCATCTCATCACACGAGCAACCAGATGCCGCCACTCCCGCTCATCCGTTGCCCCGAATGCAACGCCGTCTACGTCCTGTGGTTTGTCTCCGGGACAGAACTAAACCCAGGGAGGCACTTCTACAAGTGCGAACGGCATGGG CATGGAGGGTGCAAGTTTTGGAAGTGGGAGAACAAGTACATACAGTACTTAAGCCAGTGGTGGGGACATCGGATTTCGCACGCGTCGGTTCATCGCTACGTCGCGCTGCTCGAGCAGAACCATGCATTCCTGAAGAACATATTGATGATGTGCCTCGCGAATTTGGTGGTCATGGTCACTATCTTCCTCCTCAAGTTCTGA